In Hydrogenobacter hydrogenophilus, a genomic segment contains:
- the rplI gene encoding 50S ribosomal protein L9 has protein sequence MKVILVQDLEGYGVFGDVIEVKDGFANNYLIPRGIAMPATEGNLRHIQSILQQKMRKLEREKEKALNLAQALKGMILEISKPIGEKGKLFGSVTAGDIANALKERGFDIDRKRIIIKTPIKDVGIYTVQVRLHPQVSVDIKVEVKPA, from the coding sequence ATGAAAGTGATACTTGTCCAAGATCTTGAAGGATACGGTGTGTTTGGTGATGTAATAGAAGTAAAGGATGGCTTTGCCAACAATTACCTCATACCAAGAGGTATAGCCATGCCTGCAACAGAAGGCAACCTAAGGCACATTCAGAGTATCCTACAGCAGAAAATGAGGAAGCTTGAGCGAGAAAAGGAAAAGGCACTGAATCTCGCTCAGGCTCTGAAAGGGATGATTTTGGAAATATCCAAACCCATTGGTGAAAAGGGTAAACTCTTTGGTTCTGTCACTGCAGGAGACATAGCCAACGCTTTAAAAGAGAGGGGTTTTGATATTGACAGAAAACGCATAATTATTAAAACACCCATAAAGGACGTAGGTATTTATACGGTTCAGGTAAGGCTACATCCGCAGGTATCAGTGGATATAAAGGTAGAAGTAAAACCTGCATGA
- the rpsR gene encoding 30S ribosomal protein S18 has translation MEIKRTAKKTCKFCEEKKEPSYKNYEELRQFMTERGKIIGRRQTGVCAKHQRILAREIKRARQLALLPYLVA, from the coding sequence ATGGAAATAAAGAGAACAGCCAAAAAGACTTGTAAATTTTGTGAGGAAAAGAAAGAACCCAGTTATAAAAACTACGAAGAGCTCAGACAGTTTATGACAGAAAGAGGAAAGATCATAGGCAGAAGGCAGACGGGTGTTTGTGCAAAGCATCAGAGAATACTTGCCAGGGAAATAAAGAGAGCAAGACAGTTAGCCTTACTACCTTATCTTGTTGCCTGA
- the rpmD gene encoding 50S ribosomal protein L30: protein MRGEGMIKVTLVRGLAGKPEPHIQAVKSLGLKRVGQSRLLPDTPVVWGNIKKAFYLLKVEQV, encoded by the coding sequence ATGCGAGGTGAAGGTATGATAAAGGTGACTCTTGTGAGAGGTCTTGCCGGAAAGCCGGAACCACACATACAAGCAGTTAAAAGCCTTGGACTTAAAAGGGTAGGTCAGTCAAGGCTTCTTCCTGACACTCCTGTTGTGTGGGGCAACATAAAAAAGGCTTTTTACCTTTTAAAAGTGGAGCAAGTTTAA
- the rpsE gene encoding 30S ribosomal protein S5, whose amino-acid sequence MGGVDLEKLIDEKRKVQGIANMEDELQIEERLIYARRTTRVTKGGKRFSFGALVIVGDKRGFVGFGLGKAREVPIAIAKAIEDGKKHLIRVPIINGTVPHDVIGEYGPTQIKVMPARRGTGIVAGGAAKPIFELAGYTDVLTKLQGSTNPNNVVRAVFSALLKLRSLEEVSRERGIDLEELQRRYHLYAR is encoded by the coding sequence ATGGGCGGTGTAGACCTTGAGAAACTTATTGACGAAAAGAGGAAGGTTCAAGGTATAGCTAATATGGAAGATGAGCTTCAAATAGAAGAGAGGCTCATATATGCCAGAAGGACCACGAGAGTAACAAAGGGGGGCAAAAGGTTCTCTTTTGGAGCTTTGGTCATAGTAGGGGATAAGAGGGGTTTTGTGGGCTTTGGGCTTGGTAAAGCCAGAGAAGTGCCTATAGCCATAGCAAAAGCCATAGAAGACGGTAAGAAGCATCTTATAAGAGTACCTATAATAAACGGTACTGTTCCTCACGATGTGATAGGTGAGTACGGACCTACCCAGATAAAGGTCATGCCTGCAAGGAGAGGTACGGGAATAGTGGCAGGAGGTGCAGCTAAACCTATCTTTGAACTGGCAGGGTATACGGATGTACTTACAAAACTTCAGGGTAGTACCAACCCAAACAATGTGGTAAGGGCTGTCTTTTCTGCCCTTCTCAAGCTAAGATCCTTAGAAGAAGTCTCAAGAGAAAGAGGTATTGACCTTGAAGAGCTTCAGAGGAGGTATCACTTATATGCGAGGTGA
- the rplR gene encoding 50S ribosomal protein L18: protein MAKLTSRERRERRHKRIRKKIFGTPERPRLCVYRSLHNFYAQIIDDTKGHTLVSASTIDPEFVKLAGKRGGKSIEDVQKLAQILVQKAKEKGISKVVFDRGGFLYHGKIKAFAEKCRELGLEF, encoded by the coding sequence ATGGCAAAGCTAACCAGTCGAGAAAGGAGAGAGAGAAGGCATAAAAGGATAAGGAAGAAAATATTTGGTACACCGGAAAGACCAAGACTCTGCGTTTACAGAAGTCTTCACAACTTTTACGCTCAGATAATTGATGACACAAAGGGGCACACCTTAGTATCCGCTTCTACTATAGACCCCGAGTTTGTAAAACTGGCTGGGAAAAGAGGGGGAAAGTCTATAGAAGATGTTCAAAAGCTCGCACAGATTCTTGTTCAAAAGGCAAAAGAGAAAGGAATAAGTAAGGTGGTCTTTGACAGAGGAGGATTTTTATACCACGGTAAGATAAAAGCCTTTGCAGAAAAGTGCAGAGAGTTGGGACTTGAGTTTTAA
- the rplF gene encoding 50S ribosomal protein L6, giving the protein MSRIGKKPIEIPNGVKVNLQDSVITVEGPKGKLSMNLHPDMKVYVEGNTIKVERPSDEPFHRAMHGTTAALIRNMIKGVSEGFTVVLEVFGLGYRAAVKGGNLELNLGFSHPVVFPIPPDVKIEVKENKIYVSGADKQRVGQVAAQIRAFRKPDPYKGKGIRYEGEILRLKPGKAAGKGKK; this is encoded by the coding sequence GTGAACCTTCAGGACTCTGTCATAACTGTAGAAGGACCAAAGGGTAAGCTTTCCATGAACTTACACCCCGATATGAAAGTTTATGTTGAAGGTAATACCATAAAGGTAGAGAGGCCTTCCGATGAACCCTTCCACAGAGCGATGCACGGAACCACCGCGGCACTTATAAGGAACATGATAAAAGGTGTTTCAGAAGGTTTTACTGTGGTGCTTGAAGTGTTTGGTCTTGGATACAGAGCTGCTGTAAAAGGTGGGAACCTTGAACTTAACTTAGGTTTTTCACACCCCGTAGTTTTCCCCATACCCCCTGATGTAAAGATAGAGGTCAAAGAAAACAAGATATATGTAAGTGGTGCGGATAAACAAAGAGTAGGACAGGTAGCGGCACAGATAAGAGCCTTTAGAAAGCCAGATCCCTACAAGGGCAAAGGTATTAGGTACGAAGGTGAAATTCTCAGGCTAAAACCCGGTAAAGCAGCAGGAAAAGGTAAGAAGTAA